The following proteins come from a genomic window of Anabrus simplex isolate iqAnaSimp1 chromosome 7, ASM4041472v1, whole genome shotgun sequence:
- the LOC136877483 gene encoding serine/threonine-protein phosphatase 6 regulatory ankyrin repeat subunit B yields MDLDDPFLDVENILSLLFPDLTIDDGSNATSAGTETALFTLEATGVNSVDEKGQTPLHLAAKLENNSLKHTQDLLRRQANIEVTDKNGRTPVYYAAEKQNWDTCEMLLMRGAQVENDISRENEVRGVLETSYRKKYVRNMNYNTMQFEINWPVFKIYDDEFLIGQNTILHLAIYCKLLDCAEELLKKGANVNVSNSRKITPFHLALVHYSGSSQEELMNLLVKNKANINARDCEGKTSLHKAVEKQLEKSLEFLLQNGANINVQDKIGMSPLHYAVQLDSKEIVEELLKPTRGANINITNRRNETPLHCATSFGHILNVKLLLSHGVETDVLDSDNRTPLLIAAAKGYSEIMCLLADHRANVNACDGNGRTALFMTVMNNDIESVKYLLGKGANVNIRDAKGKLPVFYAVSCAYSNIVELLIQAKTEISETLLKLAVKNNLFDTVKLLVNELKTVWVEEEEEEEEEEEEEDIDKNSKDDEQNIKKDNKTKTDPYQDSNVLLIALSNSSDDIVSLLIDEVSDLPKELWQGFSPVQCAQSLQRNNNLVEYMMDKFADREKYEDEDGQTLLHMAAKMKRMQALPTVMKWMCALTDNSIIQDNDGNTPLHIACAKGRKSVVKYLAKYSNRKCLMMKNNNKQTPLDILRLYKRDSLTKFVEVNS; encoded by the exons ATGGATCTAGATGATCCATTCCTAGATGTGGAGAATATATTAAGTCTTCTGTTTCCTGACTTAACCATTGACGATGGATCAAATGCAACAAGTGCAGGAACTGAAACTGCTCTATTTACTTTAGAG GCCACAGGAGTCAACAGTGTGGATGAAAAAGGTCAAACACCCTTGCATCTTGCTGCTAAACTGGAGAACAATAGCTTGAAGCACACACAAGACCTCCTCAGACGCCAAGCAAACATTGAGGTCACAGATAAGAACGGTCGTACACCCGTCTATTATGCAGCTGAAAAACAAAATTGGGATACATGTGAGATGTTACTTATGAGAGGAGCACAAGTGGAAAATGATATTTCTAGGGAAAATGAAGTTCGAGGTGTACTGGAAACTTCCTACAGAAAGAAGTACGTTCGAaatatgaattataatacaatgCAATTTGAAATCAATTGGCCAGTTTTCAAGATTTATGATGATGAATTTCTTATAGGACAAAATACAATTCTTCACTTGGCCATCTACTGTAAACTTCTTGACTGTGCTGAAGAACTTCTTAAAAAAGGTGCTAATGTAAATGTGTCCAACAGCAGGAAAATCACTCCTTTTCATTTAGCTTTAGTTCATTATTCTGGATCAAGTCAAGAAGAACTGATGAATTTGTTGGTAAAGAATAAAGCAAACATTAATGCAAGAGACTGTGAGGGAAAAACTTCATTGCACAAAGCTGTTGAAAAGCAATTGGAAAAATCACTAGAATTCCTGCTTCAGAATGGTGCTAATATCAATGTACAGGACAAGATAGGCATGTCACCACTACACTACGCTGTTCAGCTGGACAGTAAAGAAATAGTGGAGGAATTACTTAAGCCTACAAGAGGAGCAAATATCAATATTACAAATCGTAGAAATGAAACTCCTTTACACTGTGCCACTTCATTTGGACATATCCTAAACGTAAAACTCCTGCTGAGCCATGGGGTAGAAACTGATGTTTTAGATAGTGATAACAGAACCCCATTACTTATTGCAGCTGCCAAAGGCTATTCTGAGATCATGTGTCTTCTAGCAGATCACAGAGCTAATGTAAATGCCTGTGATGGAAATGGTCGCACAGCACTATTCATGACTGTTATGAACAACGATATTGAAAGTGTAAAATATCTGCTGGGGAAAGGTGCCAATGTTAACATAAGAGATGCTAAAGGCAAATTACCAGTTTTCTATGCTGTAAGTTGTGCATATTCAAATATTGTGGAGTTACTAATTCAAGCAAAGACAGAAATCAGTGAAACCCTTCTGAAGTTAGCTGTCAAGAACAATCTGTTTGACACCGTTAAGTTGCTAGTCAATGAACTGAAAACTGTatgggtagaagaagaagaagaagaagaagaagaagaagaagaagaagacatagacAAAAATAGCAAAGATGATGAGCAAAACATCAAAAAAGACAATAAGACAAAGACTGATCCTTATCAAGACTCCAATGTTCTTCTTATAGCTCTATCAAATTCAAGTGATGACATTGTATCACTTTTGATTGATGAGGTTTCTGATCTGCCCAAGGAGTTGTGGCAAGGGTTTTCACCAGTGCAGTGTGCTCAGTCTCTACAAAGGAATAATAATCTTGTTGAATATATGATGGATAAATTTGCAGATAGAGAAAAGTATGAAGATGAAGACGGTCAAACATTGTTACACATGGCTGCTAAAATGAAGAGAATGCAGGCTCTTCCAACTGTCATGAAATGGATGTGTGCTCTGACAGACAATTCTATAATACAAGACAATGACGGAAACACTCCATTGCACATAGCTTGTGCGAAGGGTAGAAAATCTGTTGTCAAGTATCTAGCTAAATATAGCAACAGAAAGTGTCTCATGATgaaaaacaataacaaacaaacaCCACTGGATATACTTAGACTATATAAACGGGATAGTTTAACTAAATTTGTAGAAGTTAATTCATAG